The following proteins are co-located in the Manihot esculenta cultivar AM560-2 chromosome 7, M.esculenta_v8, whole genome shotgun sequence genome:
- the LOC110618947 gene encoding uncharacterized protein LOC110618947, with amino-acid sequence MALCLLHPEKIEIYNCKMIEGIIEKEEAADKMILLPSLKSIVLKCLSRFSRLCSGWSNVECPLLKEMSIHECPSLKNIFATRTLVNTIDEFHTPFLYKMFPNLEKFSLDKKFTITILGS; translated from the exons ATGGCATTGTGCCTCTTGCATCCGGAAAAGATAGAAATATACAATTGTAAGATGATTGAAGGAATCATAGAAAAGGAGGAAGCAGCTGATAAAATGATATTATTGCCTTCATTGAAATCTATAGTCCTTAAATGTTTGTCTAGATTTTCCAGATTGTGTTCAGGATGGAGTAATGTGGAATGTCCATTGTTGAAGGAGATGAGCATACATGAATGTCCAAGCTTAAAGAATATCTTTGCCACACGGACACTAGTGAACACAATTGATGAGTTTCATACACCTTTTCTTTATAAG ATGTTTCCAAATTTGGAAAAGTTTTCGTTAGACAAGAAGTTTACCATAACCATACTTGGATCTTAG